A DNA window from Branchiostoma lanceolatum isolate klBraLanc5 chromosome 17, klBraLanc5.hap2, whole genome shotgun sequence contains the following coding sequences:
- the LOC136422402 gene encoding AP-1 complex subunit sigma-2-like isoform X1 gives MMKFMLLFSRQGKVRLQQWYSATQEKEKKKIMRELITIILARKPKMCSFLEWKEYKIVYKRYASLYFCCAIEKGDNELLTLEIIHRYVELLDKYFGSVCELDIIFNFEKAYFILDELLVGGEIQETSKKNCLKAIAAQDLLQEEADATRNVLEEMGLP, from the exons ATG ATGaagtttatgttgttgtttagcCGACAAGGCAAGGTCCGCCTGCAGCAGTGGTACTCGGCGAcgcaggagaaggagaagaagaagataatGCGGGAGCTGATCACCATCATCCTGGCCAGGAAGCCCAAGATGTGCAGCTTCCTGGAGTGGAAGGAGTACAAGATCGTCTACAAAAG ATATGCGAGTCTGTATTTCTGCTGTGCGATTGAGAAGGGCGACAACGAGCTGCTGACGTTAGAAATCATCCACAGATACGTGGAGCTGCTCGACAAGTACTTCGGCAGT GTGTGTGAACTCGACATCATCTTCAACTTTGAGAAGGCGTACTTCATCCTGGACGAGCTGCTGGTGGGAGGGGAGATCCAGGAAACCAGCAAGAAAAACTGTCTCAAGGCCATCGCAGCGCAGGACTTGTTACAGGAG GAGGCGGACGCCACCAGAAACGTCTTGGAGGAGATGGGTCTACCCTGA
- the LOC136422402 gene encoding AP-1 complex subunit sigma-2-like isoform X2 has protein sequence MMKFMLLFSRQGKVRLQQWYSATQEKEKKKIMRELITIILARKPKMCSFLEWKEYKIVYKRYASLYFCCAIEKGDNELLTLEIIHRYVELLDKYFGSVCELDIIFNFEKAYFILDELLVGGEIQETSKKNCLKAIAAQDLLQEEADATRNVLEEMGLP, from the exons ATG atgaagttcatgttgttgtttagcCGACAAGGCAAG GTCCGCCTGCAGCAGTGGTACTCGGCGAcgcaggagaaggagaagaagaagataatGCGGGAGCTGATCACCATCATCCTGGCCAGGAAGCCCAAGATGTGCAGCTTCCTGGAGTGGAAGGAGTACAAGATCGTCTACAAAAG ATATGCGAGTCTGTATTTCTGCTGTGCGATTGAGAAGGGCGACAACGAGCTGCTGACGTTAGAAATCATCCACAGATACGTGGAGCTGCTCGACAAGTACTTCGGCAGT GTGTGTGAACTCGACATCATCTTCAACTTTGAGAAGGCGTACTTCATCCTGGACGAGCTGCTGGTGGGAGGGGAGATCCAGGAAACCAGCAAGAAAAACTGTCTCAAGGCCATCGCAGCGCAGGACTTGTTACAGGAG GAGGCGGACGCCACCAGAAACGTCTTGGAGGAGATGGGTCTACCCTGA